Proteins encoded within one genomic window of Formosa agariphila KMM 3901:
- a CDS encoding DUF4625 domain-containing protein: MKANFKLLVLFLSLGLVLQSCSSDDDGATTSAPVITDFEFGEGTDHSTDLVADRGTDLHLEANIYAENVVSSITLKIHSHDDITLAEGEEAWEFTQVYDDASYQVINATFHEHIDIPATTPAGEYHVELIVVDELGNSSEVEGHLDVLAPITISGFEMDETVVRGSDFHAEFLVNAHNGIHEISVDIHAHDIPVGEGEVEWDYENVYSDYHDLTEAEFHKHIDVPATAPAGEYHVTFTVEDENGNIQTYESHIDITA, encoded by the coding sequence ATGAAAGCAAATTTTAAACTTTTAGTCCTTTTCCTTTCACTAGGATTAGTTTTACAATCATGTAGTAGTGACGACGACGGCGCAACAACAAGTGCACCAGTAATTACCGATTTCGAATTTGGTGAAGGTACAGACCATTCTACAGACCTAGTAGCAGATAGAGGCACAGACCTTCATTTAGAAGCAAATATTTATGCCGAAAATGTAGTGAGCAGTATTACCCTTAAAATTCATTCTCACGACGACATCACCCTTGCTGAAGGCGAAGAAGCTTGGGAATTCACACAGGTATACGACGATGCCTCTTACCAAGTCATTAATGCAACATTTCACGAACATATAGATATTCCTGCAACTACACCAGCTGGAGAGTATCATGTAGAACTTATTGTTGTAGATGAGTTAGGAAACAGTTCGGAAGTTGAAGGCCATTTAGATGTTTTAGCACCAATTACAATTAGTGGATTTGAAATGGATGAAACTGTAGTACGTGGTAGCGATTTTCATGCTGAATTTTTGGTAAATGCCCATAACGGTATCCATGAAATTAGCGTTGACATTCATGCGCACGATATTCCTGTAGGTGAAGGAGAAGTAGAATGGGATTACGAAAATGTATATTCTGATTACCATGACTTAACCGAAGCCGAATTCCATAAACATATCGATGTTCCTGCAACTGCTCCTGCAGGCGAATATCATGTTACGTTTACTGTTGAAGACGAAAATGGAAACATCCAAACTTACGAATCACACATCGACATTACAGCTTAA
- a CDS encoding DUF4625 domain-containing protein: protein MKFILKFNYVFLLLLLLASCSDSDSIDKDEEKPVITINYNGGFPQACEQLKRGETYIFKVLATDNQALASYSLNIHNNFDHHTHDDQDVNCALDDKKDAINPLLVNENYAIEGGPTSYEIEIEVIIPNDVDTGDYHCAYSVTDETGWQARTSVDIKIVE, encoded by the coding sequence ATGAAATTTATATTAAAATTCAACTACGTATTTCTTCTTCTTTTGCTTTTAGCATCATGTTCAGATAGCGATAGCATAGACAAAGACGAAGAAAAACCGGTTATTACCATTAATTACAACGGTGGTTTTCCTCAAGCATGCGAGCAACTTAAAAGAGGTGAAACCTACATTTTTAAAGTTCTGGCTACAGACAACCAAGCCTTAGCATCTTACAGTTTAAACATTCATAATAATTTCGATCACCATACACATGACGATCAAGATGTAAATTGTGCTTTAGACGATAAAAAGGATGCAATAAACCCTTTATTAGTGAATGAAAATTATGCTATTGAAGGTGGACCAACAAGTTATGAAATAGAAATTGAAGTGATTATCCCTAACGATGTAGATACAGGAGATTACCACTGCGCCTATTCGGTAACCGATGAAACTGGATGGCAAGCACGAACATCTGTAGATATTAAGATTGTAGAATAA
- a CDS encoding MerC domain-containing protein, which yields MIFTIQKADRLGAVSSILCLIHCIATPFIFMAQTSLLTCCSSTPGWWKLTDYIFLAISFLAVYCSTHTTANTWIKPALWISWSLLFFIIINEKATWVSLQENVIFIPTLSLILLHLYNRKYCKCDTDTCCIH from the coding sequence ATGATATTTACAATTCAAAAAGCAGACAGACTAGGGGCTGTATCTAGTATACTTTGTCTAATACATTGCATCGCGACACCCTTTATATTTATGGCACAAACGAGTCTGCTAACGTGTTGTAGTTCTACACCCGGTTGGTGGAAACTTACAGATTATATTTTCTTGGCAATTTCTTTCTTGGCTGTTTACTGTTCAACTCATACAACAGCAAACACATGGATAAAGCCTGCCTTATGGATAAGTTGGAGTTTGTTGTTTTTTATAATTATTAATGAAAAAGCAACATGGGTTTCTCTTCAAGAAAATGTAATATTTATACCAACATTGTCATTAATACTATTACATCTATACAACCGAAAATATTGCAAATGTGATACTGACACGTGTTGTATACATTAA
- a CDS encoding DUF4625 domain-containing protein: MKIKNYVYILPILLVFLTSCNNDDDEVIILETPTISEVEVGLYNNELGVVGEDFHLNAEILAGDLIDIVKVNIEQKSNETYAEEWSYEITWDKYQGLKNATMHQHFDIPAEAPKGKYDFIITITDQNGTYLEEIRQVELIDAADFPDVNPHVSVFGVDKINVDGVSGFNNFYNNGEFKNPDATFFSKDESLWSTIQIGGLKGDGIMYGLLIKKSLNHKPETVEAIDFSKVIVTEVVSHSSGDEEVITLRNNKDTDHWNYGLPIKIGAANDNNIPNPNPITEGNAWETATYYYGVVYTNSSYLKSTFKYIEFDIVIE, encoded by the coding sequence ATGAAGATTAAAAATTACGTATATATCTTACCAATACTACTTGTATTTCTTACTTCTTGTAATAATGATGATGATGAAGTTATTATCTTAGAGACACCTACTATTTCTGAAGTTGAGGTTGGTCTTTACAATAACGAACTTGGCGTTGTTGGTGAAGACTTTCATCTTAACGCAGAAATACTTGCAGGAGATCTTATCGACATCGTTAAGGTAAACATAGAACAGAAAAGTAATGAAACGTATGCGGAAGAATGGTCTTATGAGATTACTTGGGATAAATATCAAGGCTTGAAAAATGCTACAATGCATCAACATTTCGATATTCCCGCAGAAGCTCCAAAAGGTAAATATGACTTTATTATTACAATTACTGATCAGAATGGAACGTATCTAGAAGAAATTAGACAAGTTGAATTAATTGATGCTGCCGATTTTCCAGACGTTAATCCGCATGTTAGTGTGTTTGGAGTAGACAAAATTAATGTCGATGGGGTTTCAGGATTTAATAATTTTTATAATAATGGTGAATTTAAAAATCCGGACGCAACATTTTTTAGTAAAGATGAATCTCTTTGGTCAACAATTCAAATAGGAGGTCTTAAAGGTGACGGAATTATGTACGGATTATTAATTAAAAAGAGTCTGAACCATAAACCTGAAACTGTAGAAGCTATAGATTTTTCTAAAGTTATAGTAACAGAAGTTGTCTCACATTCTTCTGGAGATGAAGAGGTCATAACATTAAGAAACAATAAAGATACAGACCATTGGAATTACGGTCTCCCTATAAAAATAGGAGCTGCAAACGATAATAATATTCCAAATCCTAATCCTATTACGGAGGGTAATGCTTGGGAAACTGCTACGTATTATTATGGTGTAGTTTACACTAACTCATCATATTTAAAAAGTACATTCAAGTATATTGAATTTGATATCGTAATAGAATAA
- a CDS encoding 3-ketoacyl-ACP reductase — MTELKSKKAIITGGSRGLGKATAIAFAKEGIDVAITGRNEAQLTATVAELKALGVNATYAAFDVSNYEDVKTGINTLIDTLGGVDILVNNAGIAAFGSLNDMPVDQWTQIIQTNVMGMYYVTKEVLPHLITQNDGEIINVSSTAGLSGNATTSAYSASKFAVIGMSESLMKEVRKNNIRVCTLTPSTIASDMSIDLGIATKDSEDSVLQPEDFAELILAGLKLPKRAMLKSAALWSTNP, encoded by the coding sequence ATGACAGAGTTAAAAAGTAAAAAAGCCATAATAACAGGAGGAAGCAGAGGTTTAGGAAAAGCAACCGCCATTGCATTTGCTAAAGAAGGTATCGATGTTGCCATAACTGGTAGAAACGAAGCACAGTTAACAGCAACAGTTGCCGAATTAAAAGCGCTTGGTGTAAACGCTACTTATGCGGCATTCGACGTGAGTAATTACGAGGACGTAAAAACAGGAATTAATACGCTTATCGATACGCTTGGAGGTGTAGACATTCTAGTAAATAATGCTGGAATTGCAGCTTTCGGATCGCTTAACGATATGCCTGTAGACCAGTGGACACAAATAATCCAGACTAATGTAATGGGAATGTATTATGTGACTAAAGAGGTCTTACCACATTTAATTACTCAAAATGATGGTGAAATTATAAACGTATCTTCAACGGCGGGATTAAGCGGAAATGCAACTACCTCAGCATATTCAGCTTCTAAATTTGCAGTTATCGGAATGTCTGAATCATTAATGAAAGAAGTTCGTAAGAATAACATTCGTGTGTGTACATTAACACCAAGCACCATTGCATCAGACATGTCTATCGATTTAGGTATCGCAACAAAAGATTCTGAAGACAGTGTATTACAACCTGAAGATTTTGCAGAATTAATTCTTGCTGGATTAAAACTACCAAAAAGAGCCATGCTTAAAAGCGCTGCATTATGGTCTACAAATCCATAA
- a CDS encoding BamA/TamA family outer membrane protein, with protein sequence MKNTTPLFFVLMLSVCFFASAQQKETSKKQKFDKTIFKDSLDGKLDMSDFLIDFNGFIPVVQLITEPALGDIGVSASALFIKPNKQQTEGKYTPPDITLGSVGYTANKTWFLSAIRVASLPEHHLKYVIGATYGDLNMDYFRDLPNLGTQNFGFNFNVSTIFGVLLRQIADTDLYIGPEYFYLHNKIKPQFEANRFPDFEDRTSFTDNISSLGINIDFDKRDNIFTPDTGLYITSDFRISQDWLGSDFNFQNFHVGAFKYFNPSPKWVSGFRYEMSLQFGDAPFFMKPSIALRGVPLAKYQGDQTYVLETEQRYDWSLRWSSVVFGGLAKAPTENKNFKYSTMVYNYGTGFRYLVARKFKLRAGLDFAWSNNDFGWYVVVGTVWNDKN encoded by the coding sequence ATGAAAAACACGACGCCACTATTTTTCGTTCTTATGCTTTCTGTATGTTTCTTTGCTTCTGCCCAACAAAAGGAAACCTCTAAAAAGCAAAAATTTGATAAAACTATTTTCAAAGATTCTTTAGATGGTAAGTTGGACATGAGTGATTTCCTTATCGATTTTAACGGATTTATTCCTGTAGTACAACTCATAACAGAACCAGCTCTTGGTGACATTGGAGTAAGTGCATCTGCTTTATTCATTAAACCGAATAAACAGCAAACTGAAGGAAAATATACACCGCCAGATATTACCTTAGGTTCTGTGGGCTATACAGCAAACAAAACATGGTTTCTTAGTGCTATACGAGTGGCATCTCTTCCAGAACACCATCTTAAATATGTTATAGGTGCAACATATGGCGATCTTAATATGGATTATTTTCGTGACCTTCCTAATTTAGGCACTCAAAATTTCGGTTTTAATTTTAATGTTTCTACCATATTTGGTGTTTTATTACGCCAGATTGCTGATACCGATTTGTATATCGGACCAGAATATTTTTATTTACACAACAAGATTAAACCTCAATTTGAAGCCAATCGTTTTCCTGATTTCGAAGATAGAACCAGTTTTACAGACAATATTAGTAGCTTAGGAATTAATATAGATTTCGATAAGCGAGACAATATATTTACTCCGGATACTGGTCTCTACATCACCTCCGATTTTAGAATAAGTCAAGACTGGCTTGGTAGTGATTTTAATTTCCAGAACTTTCACGTCGGAGCTTTTAAATATTTTAATCCTTCTCCTAAATGGGTTTCAGGATTCCGATACGAAATGAGTTTACAATTTGGAGACGCTCCGTTTTTCATGAAACCCTCTATTGCGCTTCGTGGCGTTCCTTTAGCTAAATACCAAGGAGACCAAACGTATGTATTAGAAACAGAGCAACGTTACGACTGGTCCCTACGTTGGAGTAGTGTGGTTTTTGGAGGTCTTGCCAAAGCTCCAACCGAAAATAAAAACTTTAAATATTCGACCATGGTTTATAATTATGGTACCGGTTTTCGTTATCTCGTTGCGAGAAAATTTAAACTCAGAGCAGGATTAGATTTCGCTTGGTCTAATAATGACTTTGGATGGTATGTGGTTGTAGGAACGGTTTGGAACGATAAAAATTAA
- a CDS encoding patatin-like phospholipase family protein — MILKASTWNRKKKLGLVLSGGGYRGVSHIGVLKAMEELGIKPDYISGTSSGAIVGSLYAAGNHWQDILDFFIKIELFSFNNFTLRKPGLFDGNKLALQLSAFFKENNFESLEIPMYIATTDLLEGTTRYFSEGILTAPIIASSSVPGMFTPIDFNGYLLCDGGVTNNFPIEPIQDLCDKIIGVYLNPLPEMTRKDLRTTKSVINRSYSISGLAVCESKFKDCDVLISPKEIGNCEAFTKTHIDLLFKLGYEDALEKLSHLEF, encoded by the coding sequence ATGATATTAAAAGCATCCACTTGGAATCGTAAAAAAAAGTTAGGACTTGTATTATCTGGCGGAGGTTATAGAGGCGTCTCTCATATTGGTGTTTTAAAAGCTATGGAAGAACTCGGCATAAAACCCGATTACATTTCTGGAACAAGTTCGGGTGCTATTGTGGGGTCACTTTATGCTGCAGGCAATCATTGGCAGGATATTCTAGATTTTTTCATTAAAATTGAACTGTTTTCGTTTAATAATTTTACACTACGTAAGCCTGGTCTTTTCGATGGAAATAAACTCGCTTTACAACTGAGTGCATTTTTTAAAGAGAATAATTTCGAGAGTTTAGAAATCCCGATGTACATCGCAACCACAGACTTATTAGAAGGTACTACGCGTTATTTTTCTGAAGGGATACTAACAGCACCCATCATCGCCTCATCATCAGTACCAGGTATGTTTACCCCAATAGATTTTAATGGCTATTTATTATGCGATGGCGGTGTTACTAATAATTTCCCCATAGAACCTATTCAGGATTTATGCGACAAAATTATTGGCGTATATCTTAATCCGCTACCAGAAATGACAAGGAAAGATTTACGAACTACAAAATCCGTTATTAATCGCTCTTATAGTATTTCGGGATTGGCCGTTTGTGAATCAAAATTTAAAGATTGCGATGTGCTTATTTCTCCTAAGGAAATTGGAAACTGCGAAGCTTTTACAAAAACCCATATAGATCTTCTGTTTAAATTAGGCTATGAAGATGCTTTAGAGAAATTGAGTCATTTAGAATTTTAA